GCAATCCGCGGGCGCGCCCGGCCGGGCGCGGACGCCGGATCGGCGACGCGCACGCCCGGCGCAGCCTTGACCAAAACAGCGGCCGCCGGTAACGTTCTGCGTTTGTTCAAACCCCTATTGACGAGCGAGTTCGCGATGGTGCTGTCCGGAGCCGAAATTGTAATCAGGTGCCTGCAGGAAGAAAAGGTCGAGTACGTCTTCGGTTATCCGGGTGGCGCGGTCCTCTTCCTGTACGACGCACTGTTCCAGCAGGACAAGGTCCGCCACGTGCTGGTGCGCCATGAGCAGGCCGCCGTGCACGCCGCCGACGGCTTCGCGCGCAGCACCGAGAAGGTCGGCGTGGCGCTGGTGACCTCCGGCCCCGGCGCGACCAACGCCGTCACCGGCATCGCCACCGCCTACTGCGACTCGATCCCGATGGTGATCATCTCCGGCCAGGTGCCGACCGCGGCGATCGGCCAGGACGCCTTCCAGGAAGTGGACACCGTCGGCATCACCCGACCCTGCGTCAAGCACAACTTCCTGGTGAAGGACGTGCGCGACATCGCGCTGACGATGAAGAAGGCCTTCTACCTCGCCCGCACCGGCCGTCCGGGTCCGGTGCTGGTCGACATCCCGAAGGACGTGTCGATGCACAAGTGCGAGTTCGAGTATCCGAAGGAGATCTCGATGCGCTCGTACAACCCGGTGGTCAAGGGCCATTCGGGCCAGATCAAGAAGGCGGTGCAGCTGCTGCTCGAGGCCAAGCGCCCGATGATCTACACCGGCGGCGGCGTGGTGCTGGCGAACGCGGCCGAGCAGCTCACCAAGCTCACCCGCCTGCTCGGCTATCCGATCACCAACACCCTGATGGGCCTCGGCGGCTATCCGTCGAGCGACCGCCAGTACCTGGGCATGCCCGGCATGCACGGCACCTTCGAAGCCAACATGGCGATGCACTACTCCGACGTGCTGCTCGCCGTCGGTGCCCGCTTCGACGACCGCGTGATCGGCAACCCGGCGCACTTCGCCGAAGAGCCGCGCAAGATCATCCACGTGGACATCGACCCCTCGTCGATTTCCAAGCGCGTCAAGGTCGATGTGCCGATCGTCGGCGACGTCAGGGAAGTGCTCGAGGAAATGATCCGCCAGCTCGAAGCCGGCGAGGCCCGTCCCAATCCCGACGCGCTCGCGGCGTGGTGGAGGCAGGTCGAGGAATGGCGCAGCCGCCGCTGCATGGTGTTCAAGAACTCGGACGAGATCATCAAGCCGCAGTTCGTGGTGCAGAAGCTGTGGGAAGTGACCGGCGGCGACGCCATCATCACCTCGGACGTCGGCCAGCACCAGATGTGGGCGGCGCAATACTACGGCTTCGACAAGCCGCGGCGCTGGCTCAACTCCGGCGGCCTGGGCACCATGGGCGTGGGCATGCCCTACGCGATGGGCGCCAAGCTCGCCAACCCGGACATGCCGGTGGCCTGCGTGACCGGCGAGGCCTCGATCCAGATGAACATCCAGGAACTGTCGACCTGCAAGCAGTTCCGCCTGCCGATCAAGATCTGCAACCTGAACAACCGCTACCTGGGCATGGTGCGCCAGTGGCAGGAGCTGTTCCACGGCGGCCGCTACTCCGAGTCCTACATGGATTCGCTGCCCGACTTCGCCAAGCTGGCCGAAGCCTACGGCCACGTCGGCATCCGCGTCGACCGCCCGGCCGACGTCGAGGGCGCGCTGCGCGAGGCCTTCACCACCTACAAGAACGAGCTCGTGTTCCTCGACTTCCAGATCGACGCGACCGAGAACGTCTATCCGATGGTGCAGGGCGGCAAGGGTCTCACCGAGATGATCCTGTCGGCCGAAGACCTCTGATCGCCACCCACCGATTGCGGAACCCAACACCATGCGTCACGTCATTTCCCTCCTGATCGAAAACGAATCCGGCGCGCTGTCGCGCGTGTCCGGACTGTTCTCGGCCCGCGGCTACAACATCGAATCGCTGACCGTTGCCCCGACCGAAGATTTCTCGATGTCGCGGATGACCATCGTCACCACCGGCTCGGACGACATCATCGAACAGATCACCAAGCAGTTGAACAAGCTGGTCGAGGTGGTCAAGGTCGTCGACATCTCCGAGGCCGCGCACATCGAACGCGAACTGATGCTGGTCAAGGTTCGTGCCACCGGCAAGGACCGCGAGGAGATCAAGCGCACCGCCGACATCTTCCGCGCCCGCATCATCGACGTCACCGACGCCTCCTACGTCGTCGAGCTGACCGGCAACCAGGGCAAGCTGGACGCCTTCATCGGCGCCATCGACCCCGCCCTGATCCTCGAAACCGTGCGCTCCGGCGTCTGCGGCGTCGGCCGCGGCGATCGCGTGCTCAAGGTCTGAACCCTCCCCACCCGCCCCACATCCCGAACCAAAGGAAAGACATGAAGGTTTACTACGACAAGGACGCCGACCTCTCGCTGATCAAGGGCAAGCAGGTCACCATCGTCGGCTACGGCTCCCAGGGCCACGCCCATGCGCAGAACCTGCGCGACTCCGGCGTGAACGTCACCGTCGCGCTGCGCAAGGGCGGCGCCTCCTGGGCCAAGGCCGAAGGCGCCGGCCTGACCGTCAAGGAAATCGCCGAGGCGGTCAAGACCGCCGACGTGGTCATGATCCTGCTGCCGGACGAGAACATCCCCGAGGTCTACAAGAACGACGTCGAGCCGAACATCAAGAAGGGCGCCGTGCTCGCCTTCGCCCACGGCTTCAACGTGCACTACAACCAGGTCGTGCCGCGCGAGGACCTCGACGTGGTCATGGTCGCGCCCAAGGGCCCCGGCCACACCGTGCGTTCCGAATACCTGCGTGGCGGCGGCGTGCCCTCGCTGATCGCGGTCTACCAGGACAAGTCGGGCAAGGCCCGCGACATCGCCCTGTCCTACGCTGCGGCCAACGGCGGCACCAAGGGCGGCGTGATCGAGACCAACTTCCGCGAAGAGACCGAGACCGACCTCTTCGGCGAGCAGGCCGTGCTGTGCGGCGGCGCCGTCGAGCTGGTCAAGATGGGCTTCGAGACCCTGACCGAAGCCGGCTACGCGCCCGAGATGGCCTACTTCGAGTGCCTGCACGAGCTCAAGCTGATCGTCGACCTGATGTACGAAGGCGGCATCGCGACGATGAACTACTCGATCTCGAACAACGCCGAGTACGGCGAGTACGTGACCGGCCCCGAGGTCATCAACGAGCAGTCGCGCGAAGCCATGCGCAACGCGCTCAAGCGCATCCAGACCGGCGAGTACGCCAAGATGTTCATCCTCGAGGGCCGCACC
This genomic stretch from Thauera sp. GDN1 harbors:
- a CDS encoding acetolactate synthase 3 catalytic subunit, which translates into the protein MVLSGAEIVIRCLQEEKVEYVFGYPGGAVLFLYDALFQQDKVRHVLVRHEQAAVHAADGFARSTEKVGVALVTSGPGATNAVTGIATAYCDSIPMVIISGQVPTAAIGQDAFQEVDTVGITRPCVKHNFLVKDVRDIALTMKKAFYLARTGRPGPVLVDIPKDVSMHKCEFEYPKEISMRSYNPVVKGHSGQIKKAVQLLLEAKRPMIYTGGGVVLANAAEQLTKLTRLLGYPITNTLMGLGGYPSSDRQYLGMPGMHGTFEANMAMHYSDVLLAVGARFDDRVIGNPAHFAEEPRKIIHVDIDPSSISKRVKVDVPIVGDVREVLEEMIRQLEAGEARPNPDALAAWWRQVEEWRSRRCMVFKNSDEIIKPQFVVQKLWEVTGGDAIITSDVGQHQMWAAQYYGFDKPRRWLNSGGLGTMGVGMPYAMGAKLANPDMPVACVTGEASIQMNIQELSTCKQFRLPIKICNLNNRYLGMVRQWQELFHGGRYSESYMDSLPDFAKLAEAYGHVGIRVDRPADVEGALREAFTTYKNELVFLDFQIDATENVYPMVQGGKGLTEMILSAEDL
- the ilvN gene encoding acetolactate synthase small subunit, translated to MRHVISLLIENESGALSRVSGLFSARGYNIESLTVAPTEDFSMSRMTIVTTGSDDIIEQITKQLNKLVEVVKVVDISEAAHIERELMLVKVRATGKDREEIKRTADIFRARIIDVTDASYVVELTGNQGKLDAFIGAIDPALILETVRSGVCGVGRGDRVLKV
- the ilvC gene encoding ketol-acid reductoisomerase, giving the protein MKVYYDKDADLSLIKGKQVTIVGYGSQGHAHAQNLRDSGVNVTVALRKGGASWAKAEGAGLTVKEIAEAVKTADVVMILLPDENIPEVYKNDVEPNIKKGAVLAFAHGFNVHYNQVVPREDLDVVMVAPKGPGHTVRSEYLRGGGVPSLIAVYQDKSGKARDIALSYAAANGGTKGGVIETNFREETETDLFGEQAVLCGGAVELVKMGFETLTEAGYAPEMAYFECLHELKLIVDLMYEGGIATMNYSISNNAEYGEYVTGPEVINEQSREAMRNALKRIQTGEYAKMFILEGRTGYPSMTARRRLNAAHPIEQVGAQLRDMMPWIKAKALVDKSKN